The following coding sequences lie in one Polynucleobacter sp. HIN7 genomic window:
- a CDS encoding cupin domain-containing protein codes for MTKTRARYEPPKAPAILPLDLPWPLLGNLSPQTFMQRYWHKCPLLVRQAIPAFALSKEAGLPLLSPIPDKTLFGYACDGLSEARLVEAKPWRLQHGPLRKKEIPANSAQDWTLLIQGMEARHSAAAHVLSWFRFIPDARLDDLMISIAGVGGGVGPHVDSYDVFLIQMEGRRRWKISGQADLSLRPDLPLKILARFKPEQEWILEPGDLLYLPPNIAHEGVALDAGCQTWSVGFRSPSYRELIAEGLWRLAESLESDPSLAAIYADPNQKACLDPARLPAQLEDEIRQRIAALALDQTPTFINGIAAYLSEPKPQAIFTSPDPVLSPSALRAGLQKMALVPHPQTRLLIRGETVFCNGDAVTEGQDLATIKAWQILAQQHFLTQGRIQKSSKNKGLSRANSKKIDRQLSLPSLTKNNSLYEAYSDGWLLLE; via the coding sequence TTGACTAAGACTCGCGCTCGCTACGAACCCCCCAAAGCCCCAGCCATACTACCGCTAGATCTGCCGTGGCCGCTTTTGGGCAATCTGAGCCCCCAAACATTTATGCAACGGTATTGGCATAAATGCCCACTCCTGGTCCGCCAAGCCATTCCCGCTTTTGCACTGAGCAAAGAGGCTGGCTTGCCTCTATTAAGCCCAATCCCAGATAAAACCCTGTTTGGATATGCATGCGATGGTCTTAGTGAAGCGCGTTTGGTTGAGGCTAAACCATGGCGTCTGCAACACGGCCCTTTACGAAAAAAAGAGATCCCCGCAAATAGCGCGCAAGATTGGACGCTATTAATCCAAGGGATGGAGGCACGGCATTCGGCGGCCGCCCATGTTTTATCCTGGTTTCGGTTTATTCCAGATGCGCGCCTAGATGATCTAATGATTAGCATCGCGGGTGTTGGGGGTGGCGTAGGGCCGCATGTCGACTCCTACGATGTATTTTTAATCCAGATGGAAGGTCGACGCCGCTGGAAGATTTCTGGGCAGGCCGATCTAAGCCTGCGGCCTGATTTACCACTCAAGATCCTGGCACGCTTTAAGCCTGAGCAAGAGTGGATCTTGGAACCCGGCGATTTACTCTATCTACCACCCAATATTGCCCACGAGGGAGTGGCGCTCGATGCGGGCTGCCAAACCTGGTCGGTGGGCTTTCGGTCGCCGTCGTATCGAGAACTCATCGCTGAGGGGTTGTGGCGCCTTGCTGAATCCTTGGAGTCCGATCCTTCCCTCGCCGCAATTTATGCGGATCCCAATCAAAAAGCCTGCCTTGATCCAGCACGTTTACCTGCACAACTCGAAGATGAAATCCGCCAACGCATTGCGGCTCTAGCTTTAGATCAAACCCCGACATTCATCAACGGCATTGCTGCTTATCTGAGCGAGCCAAAACCGCAGGCGATCTTTACTTCACCCGACCCCGTCTTGAGTCCCAGCGCACTTCGAGCCGGTCTTCAGAAAATGGCCTTGGTACCTCACCCCCAAACCCGCCTATTGATCCGAGGTGAGACCGTTTTTTGCAATGGGGATGCAGTGACTGAAGGGCAGGATCTTGCCACCATCAAAGCATGGCAAATACTAGCGCAGCAGCATTTCCTCACCCAAGGGCGAATACAAAAATCCAGTAAAAATAAGGGTTTATCAAGAGCGAATTCGAAGAAGATCGATCGGCAATTGAGTCTCCCGTCTTTAACGAAAAATAACTCGCTGTATGAAGCCTATTCTGACGGTTGGCTCTTACTTGAGTAG
- a CDS encoding FKBP-type peptidyl-prolyl cis-trans isomerase, translated as MKIEKNTIVSLRYKLSDAQNNIIEEPDTPMVYLHGGYAGTFPKIESVLDGKDIGFETTVQLEPHDAFGEYDPNLLKIEPRERFPEPLEIGMQFEGVPEEQSPEEIEAADVEEIDDDEDDQESDTLIYTVTDLADQQVVLDGNHPLAGMALRFWLQVEDVRQATEDEIANQHPQSEDGFGMDLADDDLDDLDLSATGQRDQGPRTLH; from the coding sequence ATGAAGATTGAAAAAAATACCATCGTATCTCTTCGTTACAAACTTAGCGATGCTCAAAACAATATTATCGAAGAACCCGATACCCCGATGGTTTATCTGCACGGGGGATACGCAGGAACCTTCCCAAAAATTGAGAGTGTATTGGATGGCAAGGATATTGGCTTTGAGACCACGGTTCAACTTGAACCTCATGATGCCTTTGGAGAATACGATCCCAATCTTCTCAAAATAGAACCGCGTGAGCGCTTTCCCGAGCCGCTAGAGATCGGTATGCAGTTTGAGGGCGTACCTGAAGAACAAAGTCCTGAAGAGATCGAGGCTGCCGATGTGGAGGAGATCGACGATGATGAGGATGATCAAGAATCAGATACGTTGATCTATACCGTGACCGACCTGGCTGATCAACAAGTCGTACTCGATGGTAATCATCCACTTGCTGGAATGGCGCTGCGGTTCTGGTTGCAGGTTGAGGATGTTCGTCAGGCTACGGAAGATGAGATTGCCAATCAGCATCCACAAAGTGAAGACGGCTTTGGGATGGATCTAGCCGATGATGATCTAGATGATCTCGATTTATCAGCAACGGGGCAGCGCGACCAAGGTCCACGAACCCTGCATTAA
- the cysE gene encoding serine O-acetyltransferase produces the protein MLSSLLEDVDAIIARDPAARHRLEVITCYPGLHAIWLHRLNHALWNLGLKWPARFLASLARFLTNIEIHPGAQIGRRVFLDHGLGIVIGETAEIGDDTTIYQGVTLGGTSLYKGVKRHPTLGKGVVVSAGAKVLGGFTVGDGARIGSNAVVLKEIPAGATAVGVPARILHPDLPKHASDASKASFSAYGITPNADDPVSLALKSLIDATIEQEHKIKALEEALAKLGGKASDTQAHEETQRELDAIKNLLKE, from the coding sequence ATGTTGAGTTCTCTATTGGAAGATGTAGACGCTATTATTGCGCGCGATCCTGCTGCCCGACACCGGTTGGAGGTAATTACCTGCTATCCAGGTTTACATGCGATTTGGCTGCATCGTCTCAATCATGCCCTATGGAATCTCGGTCTTAAATGGCCTGCCCGCTTTCTGGCGTCGCTCGCGCGTTTTTTGACCAATATTGAGATTCATCCGGGCGCACAGATCGGGCGTCGGGTATTTTTAGATCATGGCCTTGGCATTGTCATTGGCGAGACCGCAGAGATTGGTGATGACACCACGATTTATCAAGGGGTGACCTTGGGAGGTACCTCGCTCTACAAAGGGGTCAAACGCCATCCCACACTTGGCAAAGGCGTGGTTGTGAGTGCGGGCGCCAAGGTCTTGGGTGGATTTACTGTGGGTGATGGTGCTCGAATTGGATCCAATGCAGTGGTCCTCAAAGAGATTCCTGCGGGCGCAACGGCAGTCGGTGTGCCAGCCCGCATCCTGCATCCCGATCTACCCAAACATGCAAGCGATGCCAGTAAAGCGAGTTTCTCAGCCTATGGCATTACACCGAATGCAGATGACCCTGTTTCGTTGGCATTGAAAAGTTTGATCGACGCTACCATCGAGCAAGAACATAAGATCAAAGCCCTTGAAGAGGCTCTGGCGAAGTTGGGTGGAAAAGCTAGCGACACGCAAGCGCATGAGGAAACTCAGCGTGAGCTCGATGCCATCAAAAATCTTCTAAAAGAATAA
- a CDS encoding RNA methyltransferase, protein MAQTPFTQYSDQVRWIMVETSHAGNIGSAARALKTMGFDALHLVRPRELAMHTHPDAMALASGASDVLAQSNTHDMLSSSIQGCAVVLGLTSRDREFGPPPLSWADGLHLLTDALQSKRSVALVFGPERTGLENEDLAYCTHRVFLPANPAYPSLNLAQAIMVCAFGLRQALLKDPSPSVVNEELSELADPAAVAAMLDHWQAGLEAIGYLDPKNPKKLMPRLQALFARTRLRKEEIDLLRGIAKQMLLRK, encoded by the coding sequence ATGGCTCAGACTCCCTTTACTCAATACAGCGACCAGGTCCGCTGGATCATGGTGGAAACCAGTCATGCGGGTAATATTGGTTCAGCAGCGCGCGCCCTTAAAACCATGGGGTTTGATGCGCTTCATCTGGTGCGGCCCCGCGAACTGGCGATGCATACCCACCCCGATGCGATGGCATTAGCCAGTGGTGCTAGTGATGTATTGGCTCAGTCGAATACTCACGATATGCTCTCTTCCAGTATTCAAGGGTGTGCTGTGGTACTGGGCCTAACCAGTCGCGATCGAGAGTTTGGTCCGCCCCCACTATCTTGGGCAGATGGTCTGCATTTGCTCACCGATGCATTGCAATCGAAACGCTCAGTTGCATTGGTATTTGGTCCTGAGCGGACTGGGCTCGAGAACGAAGATCTTGCCTATTGCACGCATCGGGTCTTTTTACCGGCCAATCCCGCCTATCCCTCATTAAACCTGGCCCAGGCCATCATGGTCTGTGCGTTTGGCTTACGCCAAGCCCTTCTGAAAGATCCATCGCCATCGGTGGTAAATGAGGAGCTCTCAGAACTTGCAGATCCAGCAGCAGTTGCTGCCATGCTCGACCATTGGCAAGCAGGCTTAGAGGCGATTGGTTATTTGGACCCCAAAAATCCCAAGAAACTCATGCCGCGTCTGCAAGCGCTGTTTGCTAGAACTCGCTTACGCAAAGAGGAGATTGATCTCTTGCGTGGCATTGCCAAACAGATGCTCCTGAGAAAATAA
- a CDS encoding inositol monophosphatase family protein, protein MHPMLNVAVKAARRAATIINRASLNLERLQIDRKQHNDYVTEVDKAAEEAIIETLSEAYPGHGFLAEETGEATNGSDHIWIIDPLDGTTNFIHGFPQYAVSIALSVNGVVTQGVVYDPNRDELFTATKGGGAYVDRRRLRVAEQTKLENALLGTGFPYRHDQDVDLYLKIFADMTRQCAGLRRPGAASLDLVYVAAGRYDGFFESELKPWDMAAGALIVTEAGGLVGNYRGEEGFMDSGEIMAANPRIFAQMANILSKYSRTAT, encoded by the coding sequence ATGCACCCCATGTTAAACGTGGCTGTGAAAGCCGCTCGCCGTGCCGCAACGATTATTAATCGTGCATCACTCAATTTAGAGCGTTTGCAAATCGATCGCAAGCAACATAATGATTATGTAACCGAAGTGGACAAAGCTGCCGAAGAGGCGATTATCGAGACCCTAAGCGAAGCCTATCCGGGCCATGGTTTTTTGGCAGAGGAAACGGGCGAGGCCACGAATGGCTCCGATCACATTTGGATCATTGACCCATTGGATGGGACCACCAACTTTATTCATGGATTTCCACAATACGCGGTATCGATTGCTCTGTCGGTCAACGGTGTTGTAACTCAAGGCGTGGTCTATGACCCCAATCGTGATGAGCTGTTCACTGCCACCAAGGGTGGTGGAGCCTACGTGGATCGCCGTCGCCTTCGAGTGGCCGAGCAAACCAAATTAGAGAATGCATTGCTGGGTACGGGATTTCCGTATCGACACGATCAAGATGTGGATCTCTACCTGAAAATCTTTGCTGACATGACTCGCCAATGCGCGGGTCTGCGACGTCCTGGTGCAGCCTCCCTAGATCTTGTCTATGTAGCAGCGGGCCGCTATGACGGATTCTTTGAGAGTGAACTCAAGCCATGGGATATGGCAGCAGGGGCTTTGATTGTGACCGAGGCGGGTGGCCTCGTGGGAAACTACCGCGGCGAAGAAGGCTTTATGGACAGCGGTGAGATTATGGCTGCGAACCCAAGGATCTTTGCCCAAATGGCAAATATTCTTAGCAAGTACTCCAGAACGGCTACGTAG
- a CDS encoding UDP-2,3-diacylglucosamine diphosphatase: MQEHASALLISDLHLTPSMPLTAQRFFDFIEKETNDVESVFILGDLFEYWVGDDAGARSPFQQEVLRALFALSSKTKTYYIHGNRDFLIGPDFLKKSGMHLLPDPSRVMIAGDEWVISHGDALCTNDLSYQVFRRWVRKPWLQKLFLRLPLEWRRGIARTLRSNSTAKYEQAARYTPDVARYKSDVTLVACANLMGAFGSERLIHGHTHLPARHHESMGNKEWQRYVLSDWDLDHPETVLPKASALRIDLNGVRYIDLVKST; encoded by the coding sequence ATGCAAGAGCACGCCAGCGCCCTGCTGATCTCCGATCTTCATCTTACGCCGTCGATGCCCTTAACGGCGCAGCGTTTCTTTGACTTTATTGAAAAAGAAACGAACGATGTCGAGTCGGTATTTATTTTGGGTGATCTCTTTGAATACTGGGTGGGCGATGATGCTGGCGCGCGTTCACCATTTCAGCAAGAGGTCTTGCGCGCGCTCTTTGCTTTATCCAGCAAGACCAAAACCTATTACATCCATGGCAACCGTGACTTTTTAATCGGCCCAGACTTTCTCAAGAAATCTGGGATGCATTTGCTGCCTGATCCATCGAGGGTCATGATTGCTGGAGATGAATGGGTTATTAGTCATGGTGATGCGCTGTGCACCAATGATCTGAGTTATCAGGTGTTTCGTAGATGGGTTCGTAAGCCCTGGCTCCAAAAATTATTTTTGCGACTCCCTCTGGAGTGGCGACGTGGGATTGCTCGAACCTTGCGAAGTAACAGCACCGCAAAGTATGAGCAAGCAGCGCGTTATACCCCGGATGTCGCTCGCTACAAGAGCGATGTCACTTTGGTGGCGTGCGCCAACCTGATGGGAGCCTTCGGCTCCGAACGCTTGATTCATGGGCATACCCATTTACCAGCACGGCACCATGAAAGTATGGGTAATAAAGAATGGCAACGCTATGTACTCTCCGACTGGGATCTAGATCATCCTGAGACCGTGTTACCAAAAGCAAGTGCCTTGCGCATTGACCTCAATGGCGTGCGCTACATTGATTTGGTGAAGTCTACGTAG
- a CDS encoding peptidylprolyl isomerase has protein sequence MPSVLLKTNHGDITLELDAAKAPKSVANFLAYVKSGHYDGTIFHRVIDNFMIQGGGMTAGMKQKSTLDQIENEANNGLKNDRGTIAMARTSDPHSATAQFFINVNDNDFLNHTAPTPQGWGYAVFGKVTNGMDVVDKIKKVKTGNAGYHQDVPTEDVVIEKASVIAD, from the coding sequence ATGCCAAGCGTTCTTCTAAAAACTAATCACGGTGATATCACCCTCGAGCTTGATGCTGCCAAAGCACCAAAATCCGTTGCTAACTTTTTGGCCTACGTAAAGAGTGGTCATTACGATGGCACGATTTTTCATCGGGTGATTGATAACTTCATGATTCAAGGTGGCGGCATGACCGCGGGCATGAAGCAGAAGTCAACCCTGGATCAAATTGAGAACGAGGCGAATAATGGCTTAAAGAATGATCGGGGCACGATTGCGATGGCACGTACTAGCGATCCCCATTCAGCCACCGCCCAGTTTTTTATTAACGTCAATGACAATGATTTTCTCAATCACACCGCTCCCACTCCACAGGGTTGGGGCTATGCCGTGTTTGGCAAAGTGACCAACGGCATGGATGTGGTTGATAAGATCAAGAAAGTTAAGACTGGCAATGCTGGGTACCACCAGGATGTTCCGACTGAAGATGTGGTGATTGAGAAAGCCTCGGTCATTGCTGATTAA
- a CDS encoding tetratricopeptide repeat protein, translating to MTRLLSDLLAMTAQHPNHSSIAWISRFLGVSFCALVIGCSTAPPPTTSGNAPAPYLGGYGPTDPPRMSTNPNPETGNNQLSESIAVPFLSFLIIEPDPVMKNAIPTHIEKLIKERKYPEAIKAIDAALVKTPRNVQLRFIKARLQVELRDVNAARATWIEITQQFPELPEPYNNLAALAANQGQWIEARDYLELALKLRPDYALAQGNLADVYLRLADRYYSSASKLQPSQREYGQRARAIKEILNPPPPKPSNRPNPPISKP from the coding sequence ATGACGCGCCTTCTGAGTGATCTTCTTGCCATGACAGCCCAGCACCCAAACCACAGTTCCATTGCTTGGATCTCACGATTTTTGGGGGTGTCATTTTGCGCTCTTGTAATTGGCTGCAGCACCGCCCCGCCACCCACTACTTCGGGTAATGCGCCTGCGCCCTATCTTGGTGGCTATGGTCCAACAGACCCACCACGCATGAGCACCAACCCCAATCCAGAAACCGGCAATAACCAACTCTCGGAGTCCATTGCGGTGCCGTTTCTCTCTTTTTTGATTATCGAGCCCGATCCGGTCATGAAAAATGCGATTCCTACGCATATTGAGAAATTGATCAAGGAACGCAAATATCCAGAGGCGATCAAAGCGATTGATGCCGCTTTAGTCAAAACGCCACGCAATGTACAACTACGATTTATCAAGGCGCGCCTGCAAGTGGAATTACGTGATGTCAATGCAGCCCGCGCAACCTGGATCGAGATTACTCAGCAATTTCCGGAGTTACCTGAACCTTATAACAATCTAGCCGCATTAGCAGCCAATCAAGGGCAATGGATTGAGGCCCGCGATTATTTAGAGCTCGCCCTCAAATTAAGGCCTGACTATGCCTTAGCCCAGGGCAATCTAGCGGATGTGTACTTGCGCCTAGCCGATCGCTATTACTCCAGTGCGAGTAAACTGCAACCCAGTCAACGTGAGTATGGGCAGCGCGCTCGGGCCATTAAAGAGATCTTGAACCCACCGCCGCCCAAACCCAGTAACCGACCCAATCCCCCGATTTCTAAACCATAA
- the cysS gene encoding cysteine--tRNA ligase → MLSIYNTLSRTKEVFKPIEPGKVKMYVCGMTVYDFCHLGHARVMIVFDMVVRWLRASGYEVNYVRNITDIDDKIITRALENQEPIAALTQRFIDAMHADAKTLNLLSPDHEPRATHYITQMQGLIGRLIEREMAYQGDDGDVNYAVRQFPSYGKLSGKSIDELQAGERVAIGGGKRDPLDFVLWKSAKLEEPADTRWASPWGEGRPGWHIECSAMSCELLGQHFDIHGGGADLQFPHHENEIAQSEGAIYGSGSIDQPFVRYWMHNGHIRVNHEKMSKSLGNFFLIKDVLAQFDPEVVRFFMLKAHYRSPINYSDHQLEEARTGLTRLYTALSEQAAIPSSKLDPIWRDRFAQVMNDDFNTPEAIAVLFELVTESHKTQDVERKQELLNTLHHLGNTIGLLYQSPQQFLQSGTPKAGLSQKQIEERIAARQAAKQAKDFASADAIRQQLLDEGVILEDKPGGQTIWRRA, encoded by the coding sequence ATGCTGTCGATTTACAACACCCTATCGAGAACCAAAGAGGTCTTTAAGCCGATTGAGCCCGGTAAGGTAAAGATGTATGTATGCGGCATGACCGTGTATGACTTTTGCCATTTAGGCCATGCACGGGTGATGATTGTGTTTGATATGGTGGTGCGTTGGTTGCGGGCTAGCGGCTATGAAGTGAACTACGTTCGTAACATCACCGATATTGATGACAAGATCATTACGCGAGCGCTTGAGAACCAAGAGCCGATTGCGGCACTCACTCAGCGTTTTATTGATGCAATGCATGCGGATGCTAAAACCCTAAATCTCCTATCACCCGATCATGAGCCCCGGGCTACTCACTACATTACTCAGATGCAAGGATTGATTGGTCGCCTTATTGAGCGTGAGATGGCTTATCAAGGTGATGATGGTGATGTGAACTATGCCGTTCGCCAGTTTCCCAGCTATGGCAAGTTATCTGGCAAATCGATTGATGAACTCCAGGCCGGTGAACGGGTTGCCATTGGCGGTGGTAAGCGCGACCCCCTGGATTTTGTGCTCTGGAAATCCGCCAAGCTTGAAGAGCCTGCTGATACCCGCTGGGCTTCTCCATGGGGCGAGGGACGCCCAGGTTGGCATATTGAGTGCTCGGCGATGTCCTGCGAGTTACTCGGTCAGCATTTTGATATTCATGGTGGTGGGGCCGATTTGCAGTTTCCTCATCATGAGAACGAGATCGCGCAAAGTGAAGGCGCGATCTATGGATCGGGCAGTATTGATCAACCCTTTGTGCGTTACTGGATGCACAACGGCCATATCCGTGTGAACCACGAGAAGATGTCAAAATCCTTGGGTAATTTTTTCTTGATCAAAGATGTGTTGGCCCAGTTTGATCCCGAGGTAGTGCGCTTCTTTATGCTCAAGGCCCACTATCGCAGCCCCATTAATTACTCGGATCATCAGCTTGAAGAAGCGCGCACTGGATTAACCCGTTTGTATACCGCCCTAAGTGAACAAGCAGCTATTCCAAGCAGCAAGCTTGATCCGATCTGGAGAGACCGCTTTGCGCAAGTAATGAACGATGATTTCAACACCCCTGAGGCCATAGCAGTGTTATTTGAGTTGGTGACTGAGAGTCATAAAACCCAGGATGTCGAGCGCAAGCAAGAACTTCTCAACACACTTCATCACTTAGGAAACACGATCGGACTTTTGTATCAGTCGCCGCAACAGTTCTTGCAAAGCGGTACGCCTAAAGCTGGCTTAAGCCAGAAGCAGATTGAAGAGCGGATTGCGGCCCGCCAAGCGGCCAAGCAGGCGAAGGACTTTGCCAGCGCGGATGCGATTCGCCAGCAGTTGCTGGACGAGGGAGTCATTTTGGAAGATAAGCCTGGTGGTCAAACCATCTGGCGACGAGCCTAA
- a CDS encoding DNA-3-methyladenine glycosylase family protein — MPKPRTKKPSYWQDACADLMKQDRILRKLIPKYGDGMLGSRGDAFTTLARSIVGQQISVAAAQSVWNRTLETLSHEVTPKRVLDTKHDALRASGLSMRKVEYIRDLADHFHHGRLQTERWPKMDDEELIKELSAIRGIGRWTAEMFLIFNLMRPNVLPLDDIGLIRAISINYFSGEPVTRHEAREVAANWAPWRTVATWYMWRSIDPIPVEY; from the coding sequence ATGCCAAAACCACGCACCAAAAAGCCAAGCTATTGGCAAGACGCCTGTGCGGACCTGATGAAGCAAGATCGGATCCTGCGCAAACTGATTCCCAAGTACGGTGATGGAATGCTGGGAAGTCGGGGCGATGCATTCACGACTCTGGCACGCTCGATCGTTGGCCAGCAAATTTCAGTGGCTGCTGCACAATCGGTGTGGAACCGAACTTTGGAGACCTTAAGTCACGAGGTAACACCGAAGCGCGTACTCGATACCAAGCATGATGCCCTACGAGCTTCCGGTTTATCCATGCGCAAGGTGGAGTACATCCGTGACCTAGCCGATCACTTTCATCATGGACGACTGCAAACCGAGCGCTGGCCCAAAATGGACGATGAGGAGCTCATTAAGGAGTTGAGTGCGATTCGGGGGATTGGGCGCTGGACTGCCGAGATGTTTCTGATCTTCAATTTAATGCGTCCCAATGTATTGCCGCTTGACGATATTGGGCTGATTCGGGCGATCTCGATTAATTATTTCAGTGGCGAGCCCGTCACCCGTCATGAGGCCCGCGAGGTGGCAGCCAATTGGGCGCCGTGGCGCACCGTAGCCACTTGGTATATGTGGCGTAGCATTGACCCCATTCCTGTCGAGTACTAA